The Miscanthus floridulus cultivar M001 chromosome 7, ASM1932011v1, whole genome shotgun sequence genome includes a region encoding these proteins:
- the LOC136466855 gene encoding transcription factor HY5-like isoform X2, giving the protein MESDEEIRRVPELGLELPGASTSGREVGLGAAGADRALAQSSTAQASARRRVRSPADKEHKRLKRLLRNRVSAQQARERKKAYLTDLEVKVKDLEKKNSEMEERLSTLQNENQMLRQILKNTTVSRRGSGSTAIGEGQ; this is encoded by the exons ATGGAGAGCGACGAGGAGATAAGGAGAGTGCCGGAGCTGGGCCTGGAGCTGCCGGGCGCTTCCACGTCGGGCAGGGAGGTTGGCCTGGGCGCCGCCGGCGCAGACCGCGCCCTGGCCCAGTCGTCCACGGCGCAGGCCAGCGCGCGCCGCCGCGTCCGCAGCCCCGCCGACAAGGAGCACAAGCGCCTCAAAAG ATTACTGAGGAACCGGGTGTCAGCTCAACAGgcaagagagaggaagaaggcttATTTGACTGATCTGGAGGTGAAGGTGAAGGACCTGGAGAAGAAGAACTCGGAGATGGAAGAGAGGCTCTCCACCCTCCAGAATGAGAACCAGATGCTCCGACAG ATACTGAAGAACACCACTGTAAGCAGAAGAGGTTCAGGAAGCACTGCTATTGGAGAGGGCCAATAG
- the LOC136466855 gene encoding transcription factor HY5-like isoform X1: protein MQEQAASSRPSSSERSSSSAHHMDMEVKEGMESDEEIRRVPELGLELPGASTSGREVGLGAAGADRALAQSSTAQASARRRVRSPADKEHKRLKRLLRNRVSAQQARERKKAYLTDLEVKVKDLEKKNSEMEERLSTLQNENQMLRQILKNTTVSRRGSGSTAIGEGQ from the exons atgcaggagcagGCGGCGAGCTCGCGGCCTTCCAGCAGCGAGAGGTCGTCCAGCTCCGCGCACCACATGGACATGGAGGTCAAGGAAG GGATGGAGAGCGACGAGGAGATAAGGAGAGTGCCGGAGCTGGGCCTGGAGCTGCCGGGCGCTTCCACGTCGGGCAGGGAGGTTGGCCTGGGCGCCGCCGGCGCAGACCGCGCCCTGGCCCAGTCGTCCACGGCGCAGGCCAGCGCGCGCCGCCGCGTCCGCAGCCCCGCCGACAAGGAGCACAAGCGCCTCAAAAG ATTACTGAGGAACCGGGTGTCAGCTCAACAGgcaagagagaggaagaaggcttATTTGACTGATCTGGAGGTGAAGGTGAAGGACCTGGAGAAGAAGAACTCGGAGATGGAAGAGAGGCTCTCCACCCTCCAGAATGAGAACCAGATGCTCCGACAG ATACTGAAGAACACCACTGTAAGCAGAAGAGGTTCAGGAAGCACTGCTATTGGAGAGGGCCAATAG
- the LOC136466852 gene encoding uncharacterized protein, giving the protein MDVVQVLASATQLVSAMVSAVGALEQAASDLAEAPRRLQVLEDFVSDLDALTEQSRQRHAHKLHGPQLDRQFQSLGRLMDQLRGNVAKAKKILSGGKGKGKGFARLVRSSVTGDPLMRYVRLIRDDLNQWLELQELTQSVGKVIASTARSTPALVRVKSEHGYPVSKKCSYVRELLERDGAHRVVLIVGLSGIGKSCLARQIASDPPFCFVNGAIEIGFGRWCSRAACNGSRSEYHKRLARKICTFLVQIGSMTVKEEDGKDLDDVCCLLQTALVGRSMLILLDDVWEQDIVDRFTRLYDNDCRYLVTTRDEAIYEIAEAEKVEISKDDIKEISREILLYHSLLSVGELPPAAEVLLYRCGHHPLTVAVMGKALRKETRVEKWEKAISNLSTYATCAPGPVSYVNEKDVETTLTIFGSFEFSLEAMPENSRSFFMALAAISWEEPIPEACLESIWSALEQGGLFSLVVSKLVEGSLIIKLEDQPLYHMHDMVSLYLENKTNDVVHALLSESISYYAALVSPWLFVFGKECMKRPAEQKMGSFFSLLEFTEIEILLVNTTQALMGCRSLSEFEASRLGFSKILGPRIAEIIAVGSPDLIFAVTTAITVIFFQADYINLARSLETAGSIDKLIDLLGACEDTSTLANLSSVLAKISEHVDATIADEILSRIPMDRIADLLSVENEQWHEIVFTTLASLTKVGKLKAVETMIESGIDKKLLVLLGSGSEISQHHAIITLKTFCELGAPLQGCMGPAVLLHLPWHARISLERFVLFDKNVSQSPKPQQSFEVILHKILQRDNKDIIEAIQGLLSLAERANDTRVQDLLLGSNLFDRLALLLRRREIENNQVRSQTAFLVMKLACTGGEPYVHRFLELNIVHELIDMLQCNIDELQDSAYYALHQIVFAKGGSLVLQRFLQLGTIEKLVNLLDRKSLKTKDLAMQFLVDIAEVGTKPCIERMLASQVVEKLVALEKAGDPFGGAVSRYIQGLNRCKKLQTAERAVMKQHILRKVRSAVRGHKLEASLVASVEASIAEGSKGASSSSRKKK; this is encoded by the exons ATGGACGTGGTGCAGGTGCTCGCCTCGGCGACACAGCTGGTCTCGGCGATGGTGTCCGCGGTCGGGGCACTGGAGCAGGCGGCGTCCGACCTCGCGGAGGCTCCGAGGAGGCTGCAGGTGCTGGAGGACTTCGTGTCCGACCTCGACGCGCTGACGGAGCAGTCGAGGCAGCGGCACGCGCACAAGCTGCACGGCCCGCAGCTGGACCGCCAGTTCCAGAGCCTGGGCAGGCTCATGGACCAGCTGCGCGGGAACGTCGCCAAGGCCAAGAAGATCCTGAGCGGCGGCAAGGGCAAAGGGAAGGGCTTCGCCAGGCTGGTGCGGAGCTCCGTGACGGGTGACCCGCTCATGAGGTACGTCAGGCTGATCAGGGACGACCTCAACCAGTGGCTGGAGCTGCAGGAGCTGACCCAGAGCGTCGGCAAGGTCATAGCGTCGACCGCCAGGAGCACGCCGGCGCTGGTGAGGGTTAAGTCGGAGCATGGATACCCGGTGTCGAAGAAGTGCAGCTATGTCAGGGAGCTGTTGGAGAGGGATGGGGCTCATCGAGTCGTCCTCATAGTCGGTCTCTCTGGTATTGGGAAGTCATGCCTTGCACGGCAGATTGCTTCTGATCCACCTTTTTGTTTTGTGAATGGTGCGATTGAGATTGGTTTTGGGCGGTGGTGCAGCAGGGCAGCGTGTAATGGGAGCAGAAGCGAATACCATAAGCGCCTTGCTAGGAAGATCTGCACGTTCCTTGTGCAGATCGGCTCCATGACTGTTAAGGAGGAGGATGGAAAAGATCTTGATGATGTCTGTTGCTTGCTCCAGACAGCATTGGTCGGAAGGAGCATGCTGATCCTACTTGATGATGTTTGGGAGCAAGACATTGTTGATCGCTTCACGAGACTATATGATAATGATTGCCGGTATCTCGTGACCACAAGGGATGAAGCTATCTACGAGATAGCAGAAGCTGAAAAGGTAGAAATATCCAAAGATGACATCAAGGAGATCAGCAGGGAAATTCTTCTCTATCACAGCCTTCTCAGTGTTGGAGAGCTTCCG CCTGCTGCAGAAGTCTTACTGTATCGTTGTGGTCACCATCCCCTTACGGTTGCTGTCATGGGCAAGGCTCTCAGGAAGGAGACCAGAGTGGAAAAATGGGAGAAAGCCATATCGAACCTCTCAACATATGCCACTTGTGCACCTGGTCCAGTTTCATACGTCAATGAGAAAGACGTGGAGACTACGTTGACCATATTTGGATCTTTTGAGTTCAGCTTAGAAGCAATGCCAGAAAATTCAAGAAGTTTTTTCATGGCTCTTGCAGCTATCTCTTGGGAAGAACCTATTCCAGAGGCTTGTCTGGAATCCATTTGGTCAGCGCTTGAGCAGGGCGGCCTGTTCTCTCTCGTGGTTTCAAAATTAGTAGAAGGATCACTCATTATCAAACTGGAGGACCAACCGTTGTATCATATGCATGACATGGTTTCACTTTACCTGGAGAACAAAACAAATGATGTTGTTCATGCTCTTTTATCTGAATCAATTTCTTATTATGCGGCATTAGTGTCTCCTTGGCTTTTTGTTTTTGGCAAAGAGTGTATGAAAAGGCCAGCCGAACAGAAGATGGGATCATTCTTTTCTCTGCTAGAATTCACGGAGATCGAGATTTTATTGGTAAACACAACTCAAGCTCTCATGGGATGCAGATCCCTATCTGAATTTGAGGCAAGCAGACTTGGGTTCAGCAAAATACTTGGCCCTCGAATAGCAGAGATAATTGCAGTAGGGTCACCAGATCTTATTTTTGCAGTCACTACGGCAATTACAGTTATATTTTTCCAAGCAGACTACATAAATCTTGCTCGGTCCCTTGAAACAGCAGGTTCCATAGATAAATTAATTGATCTTCTTGGTGCCTGCGAAGATACTTCAACTCTAGCCAACTTGTCTTCTGTTCTGGCCAAGATATCTGAGCACGTTGATGCCACAATTGCTGATGAAATTTTGTCAAGAATTCCCATGGATCGAATCGCAGATCTCTTGTCTGTAGAAAATGAGCAGTGGCATGAAATTGTGTTTACAACACTTGCATCTCTGACAAAGGTTGGAAAATTGAAGGCTGTTGAGACCATGATTGAATCTGGAATTGACAAGAAACTTCTTGTGCTTCTGGGCAGTGGTTCTGAGATCTCACAGCACCACGCGATTATCACGCTAAAAACATTCTGTGAACTTGGTGCTCCACTCCAAGGGTGCATGGGGCCTGCAGTGCTGCTTCATTTGCCCTGGCATGCTCGGATCAGTTTGGAAAGATTTGTTTTATTTGACAAAAATGTATCTCAATCACCAAAGCCTCAACAATCATTTGAGGTGATTCTTCATAAGATCCTTCAAAGagacaacaaagatatcattGAAGCCATCCAAGGTTTGTTATCTCTTGCTGAGAGGGCAAATGATACAAGGGTGCAAGATCTCCTTTTGGGAAGCAATCTGTTTGATAGGTTGGCTTTGCTGCTACGACGCAGAGAGATCGAAAACAACCAAGTGAGGTCTCAGACCGCCTTTTTGGTGATGAAATTGGCCTGCACAGGTGGAGAGCCATACGTCCATAGGTTCCTGGAGCTTAATATTGTTCACGAGCTCATTGACATGCTGCAGTGCAACATCGACGAGCTCCAGGATTCAGCATACTACGCTCTCCATCAGATCGTCTTTGCAAAGGGTGGATCCCTTGTCTTGCAAAGATTTCTGCAACTAGGAACCATAGAAAAACTGGTGAACTTGCTGGACCGCAAGTCTTTGAAGACCAAGGATCTAGCCATGCAATTCCTGGTGGACATTGCGGAGGTTGGAACCAAGCCCTGCATCGAGAGAATGCTCGCTTCTCAAGTCGTCGAGAAGCTTGTGGCCCTTGAGAAAGCTGGCGATCCCTTTGGCGGCGCAGTGTCAAGGTACATCCAGGGACTCAACAGGTGCAAGAAGCTCCAGACTGCTGAGAGAGCCGTGATGAAGCAACATATTCTGAGGAAGGTGCGATCGGCAGTGAGAGGTCATAAGCTGGAGGCCAGCCTAGTTGCTTCTGTGGAGGCCTCCATCGCTGAAGGCTCCAAAggagctagtagtagtagtaggaaaaAGAAATAA
- the LOC136466854 gene encoding MAPK kinase substrate protein At1g80180-like: MSATLSTFSNIYRPFLRYILPCFVRRIGRVGSMMAGLQRSALTFRRSGSSGLVWDERFLTEAAAGRQQPELRHSRSVGSVAMLRRGGAADRDDKKRKLLALSKPNHKDHHRKQEELLVPGTGTPFWTRDVAPAGEPPSPRVPAGCCAPCAIFRDAGAGGSSSLPRRAKNKKR; this comes from the coding sequence ATGTCTGCCACTCTGTCAACTTTCTCGAACATCTACCGCCCCTTTCTGCGCTATATATTGCCTTGTTTTGTTCGTCGGATTGGACGAGTTGGATCGATGATGGCTGGGCTGCAGAGATCGGCGCTGACCTTCCGGAGGTCGGGCTCGTCGGGGCTGGTCTGGGACGAGCGCTTCCTCACCGAGGCCGCCGCCGGACGCCAGCAGCCGGAGCTGCGGCACTCGAGGAGCGTCGGCAGCGTCGCCATGctgcggcgcggcggcgcggcagatCGCGACGACAAGAAGAGGAAGCTGCTGGCGCTGTCCAAGCCGAATCACAAGGACCACCACCGGAAGCaggaggagctgctggtgcctggcaCAGGCACGCCGTTCTGGACGAGGGACGTGGCCCCGGCCGGCGAGCCGCCGTCGCCCAGGGTGCCCGCCGGCTGCTGCGCGCCCTGCGCCATCTTTCGGGACGCCGGCGCCGGTGGCTCGTCGTCGTTGCCGCGGCGGGCCAAGAACAAGAAGCGGTAG